A single Carnobacterium inhibens subsp. inhibens DSM 13024 DNA region contains:
- a CDS encoding DnaD domain protein: MKVANDLGTDKRNMAYLRTILKDWKNRGFKVGEDFDAEKKRKSEKQAKKSAPRNNFNKGTVRKETIPEHIMNPDVKETPMSEE; the protein is encoded by the coding sequence TTAAAGTTGCTAATGATTTAGGAACAGACAAAAGAAATATGGCTTACTTAAGAACTATTTTGAAAGACTGGAAAAATAGAGGTTTTAAAGTTGGTGAAGACTTTGATGCTGAAAAGAAACGGAAGTCAGAAAAACAAGCTAAGAAGTCAGCCCCTAGAAATAACTTCAATAAAGGTACTGTACGAAAAGAAACTATTCCAGAACACATTATGAATCCTGATGTAAAAGAAACTCCAATGAGTGAAGAAGA